TTGGCACGTGCGTGTTTGACAAAGAAAAAACGAATGCCAGCAAACAGCTTTGCAGCCATTTCCAAGGTTAGCTGGTACTGACTGTCTGTCATTTCACGGTAGCAAAAAGAGCTCGGAGGATTCGAGCGAGTATCCACTATGTTACTGAAACGCGGCGGGGTCATCATCATTTTGCAGACGCGTTCTTTGGTTTCTGATGGAGAAGGATTCAAATAATTATAGTCTTTCGTCAGTTCCTGCACGCCCGACATCAGATCCCAGTCGACAATGATCGTTAATTTGTTAATGTCAGATCGCATCAGTTGCTCACACTTTTGTATCAACGTTGAGAGGAATTGATCGTAGACCATACGAACTTCGCGTTTGAAGTCTGGATAGTCGCCTAAGACACGAAGGCTATCCAGAACATCGTCTTGCTCGTTGATGACAACGTTGAAAGTGATATCAAACATTCGAGACAAGATGTAATTGGCGCGACGCAAGACAACTTGGACAATTGGGAAAAGAGCCATCTTGGATTTGGCACGTGCAATGTCGCTCGCTGCATCTATGGTATTAGGCATATTATGGTTCTTGCTCATACCAAGAGCTGATGCCACTTCGTCTATCGACGCTATGGGCAGCTCTAGTGAATGCGTAACGAACTCAAATTCAACAAGCAGACGGTTAAATTGAGCGCCTCCATAAAGCGAAAGATGGCTGTTGGGAATTTCAAACTCGACTTTTTCTTCGACCGTGACTTCAGTGTTTGGCAAATTCGATGCAGCTATGGCAGAACACTCCTGTGCTGTACCATTTCTAGATGATATATCGGCACATATAGCGGAAGACTCCATGTGACgattagcttccgatgcagatgGTGATTTGGAAACATCTAGATTTTCCCAATGAATCTTACTAGAGGGCCACGTCAAAATAGAAGAACACATTTTTTCTTGGCGCAAGGTCTGGCCGTAGAACTCTGGATTTCCTACCACACTTCCATGCAAGAGCTTGTCAATCAAATTCGAGAAACGCTGAATAAAATGCCAAATACGCCGCCTGTGTTTATCTATGTCGGCATCTTCCAGCTCCCTTTCCACAGCCAACATTTCCGATTTGGTCTTTTCAATAATCAGGTCCAGTTTACTCAACGTCGGCGCGAGGCTAGACAAATATCTAGAATATACAAGCTTCTCGAGGTGTGCTTTTAGATAGAACATACCAATTTGCCGCTCGAAATACTCTTCGTCAAATCCGACAGTAAGGAGAGTTCGAAGGTCCTGAAGATAGCACTCGCGCATCTCAGCTTTAAATTGAGCTGGACTCAAATTCCGACGAACGGGCATCGAAATGAAAAAGGGGCGTTTAGATTGTGGCAGACCCTCGCCTCGAAGGTACTTATTGGCACTGGCAGAATCTCGAAGTTCCTTGACGCGGTTGTCAAATTTTGTGTTAACGATCAAGGTCCTCTCAAAGTCTGGATCAATTCGTGAAATAAGGGGACGAGAAGCGGTGTTAACCCATTCTACAGTAGATTGATCTAAACAGATGATAATCCGATGCTTTGGAGATGCAATGCGCATGACTATATCTTCAATGTCTGAGCGCAAGGTCTCGCTGCCTCCAAGGCGAAATCCAGGAGTATCAAATATTGTTAAATTGGCACAACTTTTGTAACGAACTCGAAGTATGATTGGCACATCGCTGACGCGATCGTTCAGACTTCCTGCCTTAGAATTTGTTCGACGCATAATTTCAGCACTTAACTCGGATGTTGGCGTCTCCTGGTCTTCGAATGCATCTTCCGTTGGAGACAGAAGTGCCAACTCTTCTTTGCGAAACTTACAGCAGGGTTCATGGTGTTCTGGATCGTTGATCATTTGAATAATAAGGGGACGCCTCGTTCCAATGCTTGTGTCTACCACATTGAATTGAAAACCAAGCAAGCCCTCGATAAAGCTACTTTTGCCATCTAAAAAGAAGAATAGAGTACATAAGcataaaacacataataaaatacaTAGGCTGCACTTAAAAGAACTATTACAAAAACACGCGCATCATATGGAATCATATACACGATGAAAGCAGGGAAATAAGAGTTTTGAACGAATTGCTCTCGACTCTCGCATCTCCGCCCGTACAGAACAAATATTTAACGAAACGTACCAGATTGCATGCCAACGACGACAATTTCCGGGGTACTGAACTCAATGTTGAAATCGGCCGAGAGACCTTGAAGATCgttgaataatgaataaatttCAGAATTGGCATTTTCAGATCTAGACTCCAGTTGATCGATTTTACGCCGCGCAATTTCGAGCTTTTTAGCAATCTTGAACTCCTTTTCTTCATAAGAGTCTGTATCGGTCATATTGGCCGACTCCCTGTCTCGCTTGCGACCGTTGGCTTGATCTGCGGCAATGTACATATCAATTGCTGTTGGATATACATTGTCAGTCATCGTTGAGTTATGTTTGACTTCTTCTCCGCGTGTTGGAACGGCGAATACCGGCGGATTGGACATGTCTGCCTGCAGAAATTGAGAAGGTGATTGATGGTACACAGAAAATGAATCTGAGTACTGTCTCTGGTGAGACGAAGGATGATAGACATTCGGCTGATACTGATTCTCAGAAGAAGGCGGTGGAGGTTCTTGATATTGAAAAGGTGGTACGTGTAGTGAAGGTGGTTGTGTATGCTTATTTACGGGTAACCGTTGATTTTCAGAAGTATTTGTGGCATTTTGAGCCAATAATTGAACATTGTCTAGCGAGCTTGAAGTTGACGAATTGCTCACTGAATTGTTGCTATATGGCAGGTTTTGCTGTCGATAAAACTGTTGCAGTAGCTTGTCAACAGTCGTCCCTAGATTAGGGTCTGGAGCtccagaaaatgtttgattttTAAAAGGCAAATCGTTTTTTTTATCAGCTGGAGTATGTGAAGAAGAGATGCTAGATGAAGTTCCTGACAACGTCCCATGACGGTCGAGCTGGATATTTTGGCGCCGAACAAGCTCAGCGGCCTTTTGTTTTCTAGCATCGAGAGAGACTAGcatgtaacagaaaaaatgagttcAATAGTCAATTTAActaataaaatatatttgtgcTCTGTCTGCGGCTTCGCCTCATGAAAGACTCGCACAAAGTCACCTTTCAAAGTACTGATACCCTAATGGGTTGACATACGCAAATCAATAGTGGATTTTTCTGAGCTGTCAATATGATTAGTTAGGCTGGAGTTCGAAACTGTCGTCGCGCTCATGTCAAAGAGCAGCAATATAATACTCGAATTCGGACAATAAGGAATTGAAATGCTTACTCTATCCTAGCCAAACCTTATTAAACAAATATGAATAATAGTCAGAAGGTCTAAATTGATTTATTGTCAATTCAGAAACAAAAGAGTGAAGGGTAAATTTTAAAAAACTGGCTTTTTGACAGCTATTTTTTTTTCAGTCCACAACATATGTACTATCACCAATAGATCCTTCTGTAGTCTAGAATACCCGCATCTTGTATAAATGTGTACTTCAAAAAAATACCAGATTAGAATTGGTCTAGTGCGTAATGTATTCGTAGTAAGCAGAACCAGAAATTGTTCTTTTTATTCACAAGAGGAATGAAACCGTAAAGATGTATCCATCCCAAATTCATATCCTCTAACATACGAGGAAGTCTCGATAACAAAGTGGTTTTCGCAAAATCTCAATTATGTAAGCAACGCTGTACTTTACAGCAAACTCTTGCGTTTTTAAATATACCTGCTGAATTTACCGTTCATTAACTGTCAAATTAACCAGAAGCAAAATTTCAGAAATCAAAGTTGTGGATCGCAGTTAGATAAATTTGAGAACAGAATTTTAATTTGACAAGCAAGGGAAGGTACAGTGTTTAACACTTCATAAGGATTAGTCGATGAACTTAAATACATCTATAGAATTGATGAAAAGTGCGACCCACGTAGACACTTAGAACACTCGATATTGCTCCAAGGGATCATTATAATCTAGTAGATTGGGAAGGCAGATAAAATGTACACGAAATTAACAGTTTCTAATGGTGATAATGAGAGTATAGACGAGGAAAACCCCATCAAGTTTAGGAATCTCTGTTAAGGCAAAAAAATCTCGTACTGACTAACCCAGTTAATTTATTAACAGAAAGTGCGTATTTTCGACGAGTAAACTAGCGGAGACGGCGAGCTTCGCGTTCAGATTCCATTAAATGTAGAATATCACCTTCTCGAACTGGTCCCTTGACATTACGAATAATAGCTCTTCGAACAGAACGTAAATAAGATGAACACGAGATTTTTAGAACAAAATATTATACGTACCGAGTTGTATCGTCGAGGAACTCAACTTTGACCTGTGTAACCACCCCACGTGAACCAGTGCGGCCTAAAATCTTAACAACACGTCCTTTCTTTGGCTCATCCTGTAAAACACAAATATTATTACGAAGAGGCATTGGTAAGACGATTCGTGGCATTTCTTTATGACTATGAAAGTACGTGCCATTGTGAAATTGACCTTCAACCATTCAAATTTACAAGAACACAAAGAAATTAGCAAAAAGGTTAAATTCAGGGACGAAATAAGAGCTGTCGATACGAAGCTTAAACAAAGGATAAAAGCTTCGTCCTTAATGATTTTTTTGGCCGGTAGACAATCGAAACAGGATGCAAACAGAAAAACCATTACAGTCTTTCTACCGATAAGCGGGTACTCGCTTGAAGACACATCATAGTATCTAGGGTGGATTTCAAACGAATTGAGTTGGGCTAAGAACGTACAATAACAAAAAATGTTAAGAAACACACTGGCCGAATTAAtatctaaaatatttaaaatggcaAAAATATTTACGGTCTTCGGCACAGGAGTTTATTATTGCTATCGTATTAAATAGTTATATATAGTGGGCCGTTTGGTAATATACACAAGAGATAGCCAAACAGTCAGCTGAAAAGGTCAAGTTCATGTCTCTTGAATACATTTTTTACCGAATAACTCTTGTCTCTTCCATGAAATACGGGGTTTTTCATGCAATGAGCCATAGTTTGTGTCCGCAAATTGCTAGCCGACTCTTCCTCTCATGAATGAGAGAGTAATCCCCTTTCGGAGATTGTAGATAAAAGAAGATTGACATTAAAccttaaaaagggacatggatgTGGATTTCAAATTCGACGGGTGTGACGGAAAAATAGACGACATGGAATATTTTGAGAAAAGGATAAAGGATAATGTGGCAAAAGATATTTTAGCTGTAGAAAAAAAAGATACTTTTTCCATTATTGACCATACTGCTCTATATCCTGTTCTGAAGGGAAACGGCTGTTCTCAACATGATAGGCCAAATTTACCAAGGCCTTTTTCCCTGCTTTAGATCGAGGGCTAAACTGCCTTCTATTGAAAACTCGCGAGGCATAAAATTCTCACTTATTACTACTCGGCCGACAACTTCTTGCCTAGGAATAGGACTTCAGCACCGCAATTATGCTCTTATAAGATACACTGACGTGGCTGTGAAACCAGCTTATGATAAGTATGTAATTGAAATCTACACAACAGACGATAGTTTGTAGTGAGACCAATTTTCAAAGTGTAAAAGACACGCGTCCATCATAAAGGCGTTCTCTTTACTCAGAGAGAGATTCGATGGAGGAAGTGCCTATACAAGGAGCATGTATAAACTAAACAGAGTTGTCACCATAACTTCAGAGAGCCGGTACATACAATTATTGCATCTTTGCGACAGTCAATGGAAAATAAAGGGAAGTCCTATTGTAGGGAACTTCGTAAAAGAGGACTGTAAGTCGGCTGTCATTTTGCTGCTATGGAGGGCATTGGGATACGTGTGTTAAAAACTAAGTAAGCTTTTGTCGATGGCAGTTATGGTAACCAGTCAATTTGAGCATAGAATACCTGCCGTTTTAAATCGTGGAAGGAACAAACCATATTTGTTGGAAGTTCGTTCCAGTCAGATTTGGAGTATTATGAATGCTTATAATTCTCGGTTTTTAGGTCGACGGTATTTGATGGTACGCGAAGTGTAGCACTTTTTTTTCGCACACATTTCGGTATACCTGACGCCGAGAAATATAGAAAATTAAGGACACAGATGAAGTTTATGAAGTATTTCCTCAGTACCTAGATGTCGAGGTATTTGGGTACTACCCTAAGGGGGTGACGTTTGCCCTTTGGCACCCAAGTAAGGCGACAGGACGCATGTGCCGAGACATATCCACGACAAGTATTTCCCCAACGATGACGATTGGCCATCTCTGGAACAAATCGCCAAAGCAAAGAAAGAGGGGACATACGTGTACAGGAGATACCTCAAGTCGGATGAAGATGGTGATTTCGATGATGAATAGGAGGAATAGAGGAGGCGGCTTGAGGTTTGACATTTTGGGGTACACGGTGGCATCTGGGTGTCTAGTACGCAAGATTAGTGAATATGTTTCGCGATGTTTGTTTGGTGGCGCATGTCATTTTTTTTCTTGCGAGGAAGCGCAAAAAGAGATTCATGTAGTGTGTATGTAAAAATAAACTGTGTATCATCAGCGTTGGTCGTTGTACGATTTACAAAGCAGTTTTTTTTGAAAACAGGCTAATTTAATCTTGCCGTAGCTTGCTAAAGGAAACCATGTCGAGGATACCGATGGTTCGATGTCACACGGTTTTGTGCGGCTTCCCGGCTAAGGGATACGCGAACGTTGGACAGGACATACATTGTCAAATCGGCGGGGAATCTGAAGATGATTTTTTTTGATCCTAAGGTGTATGCATTCCACGTAGAAGGTCACCATGCTAGTGAGGTGGTAGCTGTCTCTACGTCGAACCGCCAGGTAAAGATATACAACGTTAACTCTGCCGCGTTGGTAGGAGAGCTGAATGGCCATGCGGCAGCGATTACGGGGATTAAGTGCGACAGAAAAAATCCCAACATTGTGGTTTCAAGCTCGGAAGATAAAACAATTAAGGTTTGGGATATCAGAAGTAGCCAGATGATTGTCGAATACCAAGGTACGTTTTCGCTACTCAACAAAAACCGACTTTGAGATGGGGATTCGTGGGCATCTAGACTTATCAAGGTTTGAATTTGCAGGAACGGATCCCTTTTACAGCTGTTTGATTGAAGAGAATTATGTAATCGGAGGAAGTAAGGGCGAGATTTCAGTGTGGGCATTAGACAGTCAGCGCAAACTTTTTTGTTACAAAGATTTTCACAAGGAGGAAGTGACACAATTGGAAGTCAGCCCAGCTGAGCCAAGCACGCTCTATTCAGGGGGATACGATGGACTCTTTTTAATGAGCGATTTGAACGAGAGAAATGAAGATGACGCGCTGATAAACGTGATAAACCTAAATACAAGTATTCAGCGAATGGGGATATTTGGGTTGAACAATGAATTTGTATACGTTTTATCGCCTACTGAGCAGCTTCAAATATGGAACGTGGAAAGCAATACATTGGTGGTTGATTATGGATTTGAGTTTCGGGACACGCTGTCGAGTTTGTGTAATGAGCAAATTGATTATATGATTGGCTGCGACTACAATGTAATGGAGGATGAACTGTTGCTGTTCGCTGGGAGTTTTTCTGGACAGGTCTTCATTTTCCGCATTCAAGGCGATCTGGTCACGTATTTGGGGAAATGGCAGGAGCACGAGGCTGTCGTTCGAGATGTGTATTGTTCTTTAGACAGAAGGTTTGCAGTCAGTGTAGGCGAGGACAGTAAAATTGTTTTTTGGGGGGGACAAGAGCGGCGGCCATCGATGAAAGGACTGAAGTCTGTTCGGCACGCGAATCCAGCATCCAGAAAAAGTCCGTATTAGTGGAGGGCGGCTTTGACTATTTTTGGATTTAGGGCTTGGATACACAATTATTCGAAATGTTTATTTGGAAAACGCATTACGGATGGTGAGTCGAGTCTTCTCTAACGCAGTGACAACGCAAACGTTTGAACCATGGAAGACTTTGCTTGTGTTGAATCCGGCGAACAGAAAGGGATGAACAAATGAGAAGCTCAAAGTCGATCTTATAATTGGCATGAGCTGCTTTGCGTAACAAGACGATGATAAACTGCTCGAGATAAGCCGAGGTGCTGTACCCTTTCTCTTTGCAGAGAGCTAAACTTAAGCACATTGTAcatgtacactttttttttttaattcgtcgaAATAGGTTCTTCAGATTCTAGCTTGGTCCAGGGGCCTGGGTGGCATTTTTTCATTTTAATCTCTAATTTGGTTGGAAGCCATTCATGTGTGCACGCTTCCGGGACAATTTGCGAGAACAGCGGTATAAAGGCTGAATATGTTTTGCCGTTTAAAAACTGAATGTCGATTTTTACGGATTGGGTACAATAGGTGACAGAAGACGACTT
This sequence is a window from Schistocerca gregaria isolate iqSchGreg1 unplaced genomic scaffold, iqSchGreg1.2 ptg000720l, whole genome shotgun sequence. Protein-coding genes within it:
- the LOC126320441 gene encoding dynamin-like protein C, translating into MSATTVSNSSLTNHIDSSEKSTIDLLSLDARKQKAAELVRRQNIQLDRHGTLSGTSSSISSSHTPADKKNDLPFKNQTFSGAPDPNLGTTVDKLLQQFYRQQNLPYSNNSVSNSSTSSSLDNVQLLAQNATNTSENQRLPVNKHTQPPSLHVPPFQYQEPPPPSSENQYQPNVYHPSSHQRQYSDSFSVYHQSPSQFLQADMSNPPVFAVPTRGEEVKHNSTMTDNVYPTAIDMYIAADQANGRKRDRESANMTDTDSYEEKEFKIAKKLEIARRKIDQLESRSENANSEIYSLFNDLQGLSADFNIEFSTPEIVVVGMQSDGKSSFIEGLLGFQFNVVDTSIGTRRPLIIQMINDPEHHEPCCKFRKEELALLSPTEDAFEDQETPTSELSAEIMRRTNSKAGSLNDRVSDVPIILRVRYKSCANLTIFDTPGFRLGGSETLRSDIEDIVMRIASPKHRIIICLDQSTVEWVNTASRPLISRIDPDFERTLIVNTKFDNRVKELRDSASANKYLRGEGLPQSKRPFFISMPVRRNLSPAQFKAEMRECYLQDLRTLLTVGFDEEYFERQIGMFYLKAHLEKLVYSRYLSSLAPTLSKLDLIIEKTKSEMLAVERELEDADIDKHRRRIWHFIQRFSNLIDKLLHGSVVGNPEFYGQTLRQEKMCSSILTWPSSKIHWENLDVSKSPSASEANRHMESSAICADISSRNGTAQECSAIAASNLPNTEVTVEEKVEFEIPNSHLSLYGGAQFNRLLVEFEFVTHSLELPIASIDEVASALGMSKNHNMPNTIDAASDIARAKSKMALFPIVQVVLRRANYILSRMFDITFNVVINEQDDVLDSLRVLGDYPDFKREVRMVYDQFLSTLIQKCEQLMRSDINKLTIIVDWDLMSGVQELTKDYNYLNPSPSETKERVCKMMMTPPRFSNIVDTRSNPPSSFCYREMTDSQYQLTLEMAAKLFAGIRFFFVKHARANLNAFLLEPMFSQILPKLMDHFSSLSDAKFESLFNLGADLLKQRHLTLSHQLEKIQASRKNFEKLLSHLKLTSDGMMSMNF
- the LOC126320443 gene encoding WD repeat-containing protein 89 homolog → MIFFDPKVYAFHVEGHHASEVVAVSTSNRQVKIYNVNSAALVGELNGHAAAITGIKCDRKNPNIVVSSSEDKTIKVWDIRSSQMIVEYQGTDPFYSCLIEENYVIGGSKGEISVWALDSQRKLFCYKDFHKEEVTQLEVSPAEPSTLYSGGYDGLFLMSDLNERNEDDALINVINLNTSIQRMGIFGLNNEFVYVLSPTEQLQIWNVESNTLVVDYGFEFRDTLSSLCNEQIDYMIGCDYNVMEDELLLFAGSFSGQVFIFRIQGDLVTYLGKWQEHEAVVRDVYCSLDRRFAVSVGEDSKIVFWGGQERRPSMKGLKSVRHANPASRKSPY